Within Desulfobacter sp., the genomic segment ACAGGCATCGGACACACCAGACAAAAGAGAACTGGACGTTCTCCTGGCAACAGGCGAACAGACCACGGCCGCCCTGCTGGCCATGATGCTAAAAGCCAGGGGGTATAAAGCAAAATCCTTTTTGGGCTTCCAGGCCGGCATCCATACCGACCAGATGTCAGGCAAAGCAAGAATTCTGGACATTGACAGCCACAAGGTAAAAACGGCATTGGACCAGGGCCATATTGTCGTTGTCGCCGGTTTCCAGGGAGCGGACGACGACGGGGATATCACCACCCTTGGACGGGGCGGCTCCGACACCTCGGCCGTGGCCATCGCCGCATCCTTGAAGGCCGATGTCTGTGAAATCTTCACCGACGTGGACGGGGTCTACACCACGGATCCCAGAATCTGCCCGGATGCCAGAAAAATCTCAAAAATATCCTATGAAGAAATGCTTGAAATGGCCATTCTGGGGGCCAAGGTACTCCAGATCAGGTCGGTTGAATTTGCAAAGAAATACAATGTGCCCGTGCATGTCCGGTCATCATTCAACGAGGAGGAAGGAACCATGGTAATTAATGAAGAAGCCCATATGGAAAGTCCGGTGGTATCCGGGGTGACCTGTGATATGAATGAGGCCCGGATTACACTCAAGCGGGTGCCTGACCAGCCGGGCATTTCGGCAAAAATTTTCGGTCCCCTGGCCGAGGCCGAGATCATGGTGGACATGATCATCCAGAACACCCGGTCCGAAGGGGAAACAGACCTGACATTCACCGTTACAAAGGATGACTTTCAGCGGGCATTGGAAATCTCCGAGGCCGTTGCCCAGAAAATCGGCGCCGATGAAATAAAAACTGCCACCGAGATCGCCAAGGTATCGGTAATCGGCCTGGGCATGAAAAGCCATTCAGGGGTTGCCGCTGTCATGTTTGAAGCCCTGGCTTCTGAAAATATCAATATCCGCCTTATCTCCACATCGGAGATCCGGATTTCCTGCGTCATTCTTTCCAAATATGCGGAACTGGCCGTAAGAACCCTTCATGCCGCTTTCGGCCTGGAAAAGGAAGCATAGCCCAGACGGATCAGGCAAAGCCTTTTTCAGCAGCAACAGCAAAAAAACACCGCCGGAACAAGGTTCCCGGCGGTGTTTTTTATTTAGGATATTCCCTTTGAAACAGGATCAGGCCATCAGGCCCCGGTCAATTTCCTCGGCCACCATCCCGGCGGCCTTTACAGGATCTTTGGCATCCCGGATCGGCCGGCCGATAACAATGTAGTCGCTGCCGGCGGACACCGCCTGGGCCGGGGTGGTGACCCGTTTCTGGTCATCGTTGGCCGTCAGGCTCCATTCCGGACGGATCCCCGGGGTCACTGTCCAGAAATCCGTCCCGAATTTTTCTTTGATGGCTGCGGTTTCCCGTCCCGAGCAGACCACCCCCGTACATCCGGCATCCCTGGCCATCCCGGCCCGGAGGAGGACCAGATCGATTAAGGAATTCACATATTCATCCCTGAATCCGCCGGCGGAAACGGCATCCGCATCGTTATCCGTAAGCAGGGTGACCCCCAGCACGCCGGTTTTCCCCCCGCCCCCTGCCACTGCCGCTTCAAGCATCTGAAGTGAAGAGGCGCAGTGCACCGTCACCAGGTCAACGCCCAGGTCCGCCACCCGGGCCATGGCCCGTCCCACAGTGGCCGAAATATCATGGAGCTTGAGATCCAGGAAAATCTTCGCCCCGGTCAGGGCACGGACCTTCTCCACCGCGGACGGCCCCTGGCGGATGAAAAGTTCCAGGCCGATCTTAAACATGCCCACATGGCCATCCAGGAGCCTGACATGGCCGAGGGCCTCCTCCATGGTGGGGAAGTCCAGGGGAAATACAATATAATCCTTACCGCTTTTCTTTAGCATGGTCTGTCCTTATCCATTATGGTTGCCGATATTCGAAAATTTATTATTTTACCACAAGCGCTGCAAAATTTCCCCCGTTAAATAAAGGCTTGATCCCCACGGCCCTTTTTATTTATACATAGAATAAGGAGGCATGATTATGGATAATTACACCCGTCTCATTCAGGATAATCTTGACAAACTATACGGATCCCTTCCCGCCAATCTGGAACAATGCATCCGGGCCGCCAGGGAGGAAGACCGGTTCAAGCTGAGCGCATTCGGATGCGACTGCACCATTGCTCCGGATGGTATCAGTTTTAAAGGCCCTGACGATTCAGGGGAGACCGATCCCATCAGAAGCCTTCTGGTCACCCTTTATGCCCTCAACGCCACAGATACACGGATCAGCCTGACCCCATTCAAGGCCTTTAAGGAATTCCCTGATTCCATGCCCTATGCCGGCGCTTTTGCCACCCATACGGAACAATTGCTCGCCCCCCATGTTTCCAAAATCAAATCGGACATTCCCAAAATCATGCTCACTTTAGCCGGCCAGGCGGCTCCCCATGGCACGGGTGGCGATTTT encodes:
- a CDS encoding DUF3786 domain-containing protein; amino-acid sequence: MMDNYTRLIQDNLDKLYGSLPANLEQCIRAAREEDRFKLSAFGCDCTIAPDGISFKGPDDSGETDPIRSLLVTLYALNATDTRISLTPFKAFKEFPDSMPYAGAFATHTEQLLAPHVSKIKSDIPKIMLTLAGQAAPHGTGGDFSFVVYPLPKIALCYIFYEADDDFPAGVTCLYSGNARQFMPVDGLADVGEYTSRRIIDLIS
- the pyrF gene encoding orotidine-5'-phosphate decarboxylase — protein: MLKKSGKDYIVFPLDFPTMEEALGHVRLLDGHVGMFKIGLELFIRQGPSAVEKVRALTGAKIFLDLKLHDISATVGRAMARVADLGVDLVTVHCASSLQMLEAAVAGGGGKTGVLGVTLLTDNDADAVSAGGFRDEYVNSLIDLVLLRAGMARDAGCTGVVCSGRETAAIKEKFGTDFWTVTPGIRPEWSLTANDDQKRVTTPAQAVSAGSDYIVIGRPIRDAKDPVKAAGMVAEEIDRGLMA
- a CDS encoding aspartate kinase, which produces MSLRVQKYGGTSVADLERIANVADRVQKAHDDGDQVVVVLSAMAGVTDKLIGMAKQASDTPDKRELDVLLATGEQTTAALLAMMLKARGYKAKSFLGFQAGIHTDQMSGKARILDIDSHKVKTALDQGHIVVVAGFQGADDDGDITTLGRGGSDTSAVAIAASLKADVCEIFTDVDGVYTTDPRICPDARKISKISYEEMLEMAILGAKVLQIRSVEFAKKYNVPVHVRSSFNEEEGTMVINEEAHMESPVVSGVTCDMNEARITLKRVPDQPGISAKIFGPLAEAEIMVDMIIQNTRSEGETDLTFTVTKDDFQRALEISEAVAQKIGADEIKTATEIAKVSVIGLGMKSHSGVAAVMFEALASENINIRLISTSEIRISCVILSKYAELAVRTLHAAFGLEKEA